One Verrucomicrobiaceae bacterium genomic window carries:
- a CDS encoding gluconokinase, with amino-acid sequence MGVCGCGKSLVGSSLAQRLGGTFDDGDDFHPPANKAKMASGTPLTDEDRWPWYAALRARILAQRASAPVHVLACSALKKIYRDRLRGDDPEGKVAFVLLDGTRELISTRLAQRKGHFMNPALLDSQFSTLELTPDLIRVSIDGSPEHIVSEIIQRLQLTIP; translated from the coding sequence ATGGGTGTTTGCGGCTGTGGGAAGTCACTCGTCGGCAGCTCACTCGCCCAGCGGCTCGGAGGAACTTTTGATGATGGAGACGACTTCCATCCGCCCGCGAACAAGGCCAAAATGGCCTCTGGCACCCCCCTGACTGATGAGGACCGCTGGCCCTGGTATGCCGCACTGCGTGCCCGCATCCTGGCGCAGCGAGCCAGCGCCCCCGTGCATGTGCTGGCCTGCTCCGCTCTGAAAAAAATCTACCGTGATCGCCTGCGTGGGGACGATCCAGAAGGGAAGGTGGCTTTTGTGCTTCTCGATGGCACGCGTGAGCTCATTTCCACACGCCTCGCCCAGCGCAAAGGCCACTTCATGAACCCCGCGCTGCTCGATAGCCAATTCTCCACACTGGAGCTCACGCCAGACCTCATACGCGTGTCTATCGACGGCTCGCCAGAGCACATCGTGTCCGAAATCATCCAGCGCCTCCAGCTAACCATCCCATGA